The following are from one region of the bacterium BMS3Abin08 genome:
- a CDS encoding hypothetical protein (protease HtpX homolog), translating to MNTLKTFFFLTLLTLFFIWIGGALGGRTGMTMALVFAVVMNFFAYWFSDKAVLAMSRARKVSEAEAPELYSIVRRLANKADIPMPRVYIMNAEQPNAFATGRNPSHAAVAVTSGIMNILTPEELSGVIGHELAHIKHRDILISTIAATFAGAITYLAYMAQWALMFGGFGRSDDEGGNPFAALLMVIVAPIVALIVQMAISRSREYAADEGGARITGNPRFLANALRKLQGASERIPMKTNPATSHLFIVNPLSGKGVMKLFSTHPPMEERISRLESMTA from the coding sequence ATGAATACACTCAAGACATTCTTTTTCCTCACACTGCTGACACTTTTCTTCATCTGGATTGGAGGAGCACTTGGCGGCAGGACAGGCATGACCATGGCCCTTGTATTTGCTGTTGTGATGAATTTCTTTGCCTACTGGTTCAGTGATAAGGCCGTTCTTGCGATGTCACGGGCACGCAAAGTCTCAGAGGCAGAGGCCCCTGAACTTTATAGCATTGTGAGAAGACTTGCGAATAAGGCTGATATACCCATGCCCAGGGTTTATATTATGAATGCTGAACAGCCAAATGCCTTTGCCACGGGGAGGAACCCCAGCCATGCCGCTGTTGCCGTGACCTCAGGGATAATGAACATACTGACCCCGGAGGAACTCTCAGGCGTGATCGGACATGAACTTGCGCATATCAAGCACAGGGATATTCTGATCAGCACCATCGCAGCGACCTTTGCCGGTGCAATAACCTACTTGGCATATATGGCCCAATGGGCGCTCATGTTCGGTGGATTTGGAAGAAGTGACGACGAAGGAGGAAACCCCTTTGCTGCTCTACTCATGGTGATTGTTGCACCCATAGTTGCACTCATTGTCCAGATGGCCATCTCACGGTCGAGGGAATATGCCGCTGACGAGGGAGGAGCAAGGATTACAGGTAACCCGAGGTTCCTTGCAAACGCACTGAGGAAGCTCCAAGGGGCCTCTGAGCGGATTCCGATGAAGACAAACCCCGCCACATCCCATCTGTTCATAGTAAACCCCCTCTCCGGGAAAGGTGTCATGAAACTATTCAGTACCCACCCACCCATGGAAGAGAGAATCAGCCGGCTTGAGTCGATGACAGCCTAA
- a CDS encoding 3 beta-hydroxysteroid dehydrogenase/Delta 5-->4-isomerase, which yields MKALVTGATGFIGSHLVESLLKKGLGVRCLVRETSSLKWIESYLPQDNISVSYGASGIELFYGDCLEKDSLGTAVSDVDYVFHVAGLTKAVRNEDFYSVNVEGTKNIISAVIENNGGIKRFLFVSSLAASGPSSDGKALREDSEPHPVSYYGKSKLEAEGIVNHAGKTIPVTIIRPPAVYGPRDRDFYLFFKLIKKGIFPYWGKSFYSMVYIDDLINGIILAAKSEVAQGKTYFISDSKIHTNEEIAFEIADIFQKRLTKVRLHRAIMPILANIGKKFGKEGIVNRDKVRELSHACWICDAALAMRELDFKPSVSLKEGLKWTADWYRINRWL from the coding sequence ATGAAGGCACTCGTTACAGGAGCAACAGGTTTTATAGGAAGCCATCTCGTTGAGTCACTTTTAAAGAAGGGTCTCGGCGTCAGGTGTCTTGTAAGGGAAACATCAAGTCTTAAATGGATAGAATCCTATCTGCCACAGGACAACATATCTGTCTCTTACGGTGCATCCGGCATCGAGCTTTTTTATGGAGACTGTCTTGAGAAAGACAGTCTCGGGACCGCTGTCAGCGATGTTGATTACGTATTTCATGTAGCAGGGCTTACAAAGGCCGTTAGGAACGAGGATTTTTATTCTGTAAACGTTGAAGGCACAAAAAACATAATCAGTGCGGTAATTGAAAACAATGGAGGTATCAAGAGGTTCCTGTTTGTAAGCAGCCTCGCTGCTTCAGGTCCAAGCAGTGATGGAAAAGCACTCAGGGAAGACTCTGAACCCCATCCGGTCTCTTACTATGGTAAAAGCAAACTTGAGGCAGAAGGGATTGTAAATCATGCTGGAAAAACAATCCCTGTCACCATAATAAGACCGCCCGCGGTTTATGGACCAAGGGACAGGGATTTCTATCTCTTCTTCAAATTGATTAAAAAGGGAATATTCCCCTACTGGGGTAAGTCGTTTTACTCCATGGTTTATATTGATGACCTGATAAATGGTATAATACTGGCTGCTAAAAGTGAGGTTGCTCAGGGGAAAACATACTTTATATCAGATAGTAAAATACATACAAACGAAGAGATAGCCTTTGAGATTGCCGATATATTTCAGAAACGTCTTACAAAAGTGCGGCTCCACAGGGCCATTATGCCTATTCTTGCAAATATTGGTAAGAAGTTCGGAAAGGAGGGGATTGTGAACAGAGACAAAGTAAGGGAATTATCCCATGCCTGCTGGATATGTGATGCTGCCCTGGCTATGAGGGAATTAGACTTCAAACCATCAGTGTCACTGAAGGAAGGACTGAAATGGACGGCGGACTGGTATAGGATTAACAGGTGGCTATGA
- the bioF_1 gene encoding 8-amino-7-oxononanoate synthase: MKNRDLFEKCFKFTKAREIMALGLYPYFRTIESAQDPVVYLNGRHMVMVGSNNYLGLTNDPRVKEAAIRAVEKYGTGCAGSRFLNGTLDIHVELEEKLAGFTGKEAALIFSTGFQVNLGVISAIVGKDDTIIIDKMDHASIIDGCRLSYGEIKKYRHNDMDDLRRVFSNITGGGKLIVVDGVFSMEGDIVKLPEVVAIAREHDARVMVDDAHGIGVLGKTGRGTCEHFGLKDEVDLIMGTYSKSLASIGGFIAGDEQVIHYIKHSARSLIFSASPPPASVAAVSAALDVIEKEPERIERLRINTKRMLNSFKELGFEVGPSQTPIIPVIVGENLTAFKMTMMLQEEGVFANVAVSPAVPDGKALIRTSYMATHTDEHLDIVIEAFKKVGKNLGLI, translated from the coding sequence ATGAAAAACAGGGATCTTTTTGAGAAATGTTTCAAGTTTACCAAGGCCAGGGAAATAATGGCGCTTGGACTGTATCCATATTTCAGGACCATAGAGAGTGCCCAGGATCCTGTGGTCTACTTGAACGGAAGACATATGGTAATGGTAGGCTCAAACAATTACCTTGGACTGACGAACGACCCGCGGGTAAAGGAAGCGGCAATAAGGGCTGTGGAAAAATATGGTACGGGCTGTGCCGGTTCAAGATTCCTCAACGGCACACTGGACATACACGTTGAACTCGAGGAGAAGCTTGCCGGCTTCACAGGAAAAGAGGCTGCTTTAATTTTCTCTACGGGTTTTCAGGTAAACCTCGGTGTCATATCGGCCATTGTGGGCAAGGACGACACCATAATCATCGACAAGATGGATCATGCCAGCATCATAGATGGCTGCAGGCTATCCTATGGTGAGATAAAGAAATACCGCCATAATGATATGGACGATCTCAGGCGGGTTTTCAGTAATATCACAGGAGGGGGGAAACTGATTGTTGTTGATGGTGTCTTCAGTATGGAAGGCGATATCGTTAAGCTCCCCGAGGTAGTGGCTATTGCCCGTGAGCACGATGCAAGGGTTATGGTTGACGATGCACACGGCATAGGTGTGCTTGGAAAAACAGGCAGGGGGACATGTGAGCATTTTGGCCTTAAAGACGAAGTGGACCTGATCATGGGAACCTACAGCAAGTCACTCGCCTCCATCGGTGGCTTTATTGCAGGGGATGAACAGGTGATTCATTATATAAAACACAGCGCCCGTTCCCTCATCTTCAGCGCAAGTCCTCCCCCGGCCTCGGTGGCTGCCGTAAGCGCCGCACTCGATGTAATAGAGAAGGAGCCTGAAAGGATTGAAAGGCTCCGGATAAATACAAAACGGATGCTAAACAGTTTTAAGGAACTCGGCTTTGAGGTGGGGCCAAGCCAGACGCCGATAATACCGGTCATCGTTGGAGAGAACCTGACTGCCTTTAAAATGACCATGATGCTCCAGGAAGAGGGTGTCTTTGCCAATGTCGCCGTAAGCCCCGCCGTGCCTGATGGAAAGGCGCTTATAAGGACGAGTTATATGGCCACGCATACTGATGAACACCTTGATATTGTAATCGAGGCATTCAAGAAAGTCGGTAAGAACCTTGGCCTTATATAG
- the acyI gene encoding acylase ACY 1: protein MRGAVSTGHTLTTDAACDVLKKGGNAFDAALAAGFAATVAEPILASLGGGGFLLAHVASIGEDILFDFFVNSPGRGRIDPVKPNLIPVEVRFRSTVQVFHIGEGAVAVPGVLEGFIHFYQRLCNLDIGDIVAPALRYLEEGVPVNDIQAYLTDLLDPILTYSGYGRKIYGERGKGIHNPLLKEFLSLRSPDQWIARYRDAVEEIERNGLWKGVLTYRDIEEYEVAERRPLIVPYRGHEVVTNPPPAFGGSLLEGALTYLNGKEVSSMGTEEAWLTKVRAMEMMQRLKNGPGGTTHISVMDIEGNAVSMTISNGSNSGCFLGNTGIMLNNMMGEDDLHPGGFYSLPAGVRVPSMMSPSFIRSGGDIHAVFGSGGSKRIRSAMLQVIVNLIDEAMDVRNAVEAPRVHLCDDGVVQIEPGLDERSISMIDKHYPVNLWAKKDMYFGGVHTVMGDLTGWGDSRRSGVFKRID from the coding sequence ATGAGGGGGGCTGTATCAACGGGACATACCCTTACCACCGATGCAGCCTGTGATGTGTTAAAGAAGGGAGGCAATGCCTTTGATGCAGCCCTTGCTGCCGGTTTTGCCGCCACGGTTGCGGAGCCGATCCTCGCAAGCCTGGGGGGTGGGGGATTTCTCCTTGCCCACGTTGCCTCCATCGGGGAGGATATCCTCTTTGATTTTTTCGTAAATTCCCCCGGCAGGGGAAGGATTGATCCCGTAAAACCCAATCTCATCCCCGTTGAGGTAAGGTTCAGATCAACGGTTCAGGTCTTCCATATCGGTGAAGGGGCGGTAGCGGTACCGGGTGTCCTTGAAGGCTTTATTCACTTCTATCAAAGACTCTGCAACTTAGATATCGGTGATATTGTGGCACCGGCATTGAGGTATCTTGAAGAGGGGGTTCCCGTTAATGACATCCAGGCGTATCTGACGGACCTGCTTGATCCGATTCTTACTTATTCAGGATACGGGAGAAAGATATATGGGGAAAGAGGGAAGGGGATACATAATCCCCTACTGAAGGAGTTTCTCTCCCTCCGCTCCCCTGATCAGTGGATAGCAAGGTACAGGGATGCGGTGGAGGAGATTGAACGCAACGGCCTTTGGAAGGGAGTTCTGACATACAGGGATATTGAGGAGTATGAGGTGGCTGAGCGGAGACCACTGATAGTTCCTTATCGTGGACATGAGGTTGTTACAAACCCTCCGCCGGCCTTTGGTGGCAGCCTTCTTGAAGGCGCCTTGACCTATCTGAACGGGAAGGAAGTGTCGTCCATGGGTACTGAGGAGGCATGGCTCACAAAGGTAAGGGCAATGGAGATGATGCAACGTCTCAAAAACGGTCCTGGAGGAACCACCCATATAAGTGTCATGGATATTGAGGGCAATGCCGTATCAATGACTATATCCAACGGGTCGAATTCAGGCTGTTTTCTCGGTAATACAGGGATAATGCTCAACAACATGATGGGTGAGGATGACCTCCACCCCGGGGGGTTTTACAGCCTTCCGGCGGGAGTAAGGGTGCCGTCCATGATGTCCCCGTCTTTTATCAGGAGTGGTGGAGATATTCATGCAGTATTCGGAAGCGGGGGAAGCAAAAGGATAAGGAGTGCGATGCTTCAGGTTATCGTGAACCTCATTGATGAGGCAATGGACGTAAGAAACGCCGTTGAGGCGCCCAGGGTCCATCTGTGTGATGATGGCGTTGTCCAGATCGAGCCCGGCCTGGATGAGCGGAGCATCTCCATGATTGATAAACACTATCCCGTTAACCTCTGGGCCAAAAAGGATATGTATTTCGGAGGAGTGCATACCGTAATGGGTGATCTTACCGGCTGGGGTGATTCAAGGAGAAGCGGGGTATTCAAGAGGATTGACTGA